One window of Bacteroides sp. AN502(2024) genomic DNA carries:
- a CDS encoding type II toxin-antitoxin system antitoxin SocA domain-containing protein, with the protein MNKIKLADGEQLFTELRTVVFRKEQFDYIHVGIIDKNGEFWTTTELDEVNMSQVYNQYRVRHGIPFPDEICALRKYYGLSALKMSEILGFGANQYRYYENGEMPSTSNARMLIAIRDKRTFLSFLEASIQTIGEKDYAKIHKRVTGLPQYECPENQPSALSGYVSYSPTKIAAAVKYFIKEMKGVFVTKMNKLLFYVDFLCYRRKGYGITGLEYSALPYGPVPENWGRVYDSIPEIRMDEYIFPDMTSGIELNSNTEPDMEVFDETEVNVLKDVAERFKNTKAGEISQISHKEKGWLDNHENKKCIDYSYAFDLSMV; encoded by the coding sequence ATGAATAAAATAAAACTTGCAGACGGTGAGCAGCTGTTCACGGAATTGCGAACAGTTGTTTTCAGAAAAGAGCAGTTTGACTATATCCATGTAGGCATTATAGATAAAAACGGAGAATTTTGGACGACAACGGAACTTGACGAGGTTAACATGAGTCAAGTTTATAATCAATACCGTGTCCGTCATGGAATACCGTTTCCAGATGAGATATGCGCTCTGCGGAAATATTATGGGCTGTCAGCACTCAAGATGTCTGAGATTCTTGGCTTCGGTGCAAACCAATACCGTTATTATGAAAACGGAGAGATGCCTAGCACCTCAAACGCCCGCATGTTGATCGCGATCAGGGACAAACGTACATTCCTGTCTTTCCTTGAGGCTTCCATTCAGACTATCGGGGAAAAGGATTACGCGAAAATACACAAACGGGTTACGGGTCTGCCACAATACGAGTGTCCAGAAAATCAGCCATCCGCATTATCAGGGTATGTCTCATACTCCCCGACAAAAATAGCTGCTGCCGTAAAATATTTTATCAAGGAAATGAAAGGTGTGTTCGTGACCAAAATGAACAAGCTTTTGTTTTATGTAGATTTTCTGTGTTACCGTCGCAAGGGCTACGGAATTACAGGATTGGAGTATTCGGCATTGCCATACGGACCGGTTCCTGAAAATTGGGGACGTGTCTATGATTCCATTCCGGAGATAAGAATGGATGAGTATATTTTTCCTGACATGACGTCCGGTATTGAGCTGAACTCCAATACAGAACCCGATATGGAGGTGTTTGATGAAACGGAAGTCAACGTACTGAAAGATGTTGCAGAACGGTTCAAGAATACAAAAGCCGGCGAAATTTCACAAATCAGCCATAAGGAAAAAGGCTGGTTGGACAATCACGAAAACAAAAAATGTATTGACTATTCCTATGCCTTTGATTTATCGATGGTATAA
- a CDS encoding family 43 glycosylhydrolase, whose product MIRLIHIVGILACLFSNFSCQYKVATSHASETIDSASYYTNPLLYNSGSTFGALFHDGMYYYICGVDDKICLWALEDITEISHVPAKTIWPVNNNQSYSHIWDPQIHYINGKWYVYFNMDDGDLDNRQLYVLENASPNPLEGEFVLKGKISTDPHNNLAIYGHPFVHKGKLYLLWSGWKNKRIFEEMQCLYIAEMSDPWTLASERVLISEPKYEWECQWVGTDGNKTAYPVYVNEMPFLFHSRNKDKLLIYYSASANWTPYHCIGLLVASADSDLLSPTSWTKLSEPVFRQSPENNVYAPVNICFIPSPDYKEWYMLYLVHNSPHNTLVENNCSLRMQPIGWDEAGLPLLGKPAKEGEVFRKPSGL is encoded by the coding sequence ATGATACGTCTTATACATATTGTGGGGATATTGGCTTGTTTGTTCAGTAACTTTTCCTGCCAGTATAAAGTAGCAACATCTCACGCATCGGAAACCATAGATTCCGCTTCCTATTATACGAATCCGCTTTTGTATAATAGTGGTTCGACTTTTGGCGCTCTGTTTCATGACGGTATGTATTATTATATTTGCGGGGTGGATGATAAAATCTGTTTGTGGGCATTGGAAGACATTACTGAAATATCACATGTACCTGCCAAAACGATATGGCCAGTGAACAACAATCAATCTTATTCTCATATCTGGGATCCGCAAATACATTATATCAATGGAAAGTGGTATGTGTATTTCAATATGGACGATGGCGATTTGGACAACCGCCAGTTGTATGTACTGGAAAATGCTTCACCCAACCCGTTGGAGGGGGAATTTGTGTTGAAAGGCAAGATTTCCACCGATCCTCACAATAATCTTGCTATTTACGGACATCCGTTTGTACATAAAGGCAAACTGTATCTGCTTTGGAGCGGCTGGAAAAACAAGCGTATCTTTGAGGAAATGCAATGCTTGTATATTGCCGAAATGTCCGATCCGTGGACGTTGGCATCCGAACGTGTCCTGATATCCGAACCTAAGTATGAATGGGAATGTCAATGGGTGGGGACCGACGGGAATAAAACCGCTTATCCTGTCTACGTCAATGAGATGCCTTTTCTTTTTCATTCCCGCAACAAGGACAAACTTCTTATTTACTATTCCGCCAGTGCCAACTGGACTCCTTATCACTGTATCGGATTACTAGTTGCCAGTGCCGACAGCGACCTGCTTTCTCCTACTTCATGGACTAAATTGTCCGAACCGGTTTTCAGACAATCACCAGAAAACAACGTATACGCCCCCGTCAATATATGTTTCATACCTTCACCGGATTATAAAGAGTGGTATATGCTTTATCTAGTACACAACTCGCCTCATAATACACTTGTGGAGAATAATTGCTCTTTACGGATGCAACCTATCGGCTGGGATGAGGCAGGATTGCCTTTGTTGGGCAAACCGGCAAAAGAAGGAGAAGTGTTTCGTAAACCTTCCGGGCTTTAG
- a CDS encoding toxin translates to MITKEDVEKFLSNFCVKVKIFGIRFRDDRDKNRNTLLDLEISPRLREEVVISLKWHDYSEGPITDELNNYGEMWVFGKDVNGTEVYIKISMGTPNSHTICISFHTAEHPMSYPLKTIDDE, encoded by the coding sequence ATGATTACGAAAGAAGATGTAGAAAAGTTTCTGAGCAACTTTTGTGTTAAGGTGAAAATCTTCGGAATAAGATTCCGTGATGACCGGGATAAGAACCGCAACACGTTGCTTGATCTGGAAATCTCGCCGCGTTTGCGAGAAGAAGTGGTCATATCATTGAAATGGCACGATTATTCGGAGGGGCCGATTACAGATGAACTGAATAACTACGGGGAAATGTGGGTGTTCGGAAAAGATGTTAACGGAACCGAGGTTTACATCAAGATTTCAATGGGAACACCAAATTCTCATACTATCTGCATTTCGTTTCATACGGCAGAGCATCCAATGTCTTACCCTCTTAAAACAATTGACGATGAATAA
- a CDS encoding glycoside hydrolase family 3 protein: protein MLLLSGCVLCSCSGQRWTESVADGYHLITQKDGATLGYSPTSGITIIRQDGYAFKDLNRNGRLDVYEDWRQPVDARVADLTAQLSMEDIAGLMLYSSHQTIPVNRNIYNGKTHTESGVPAWELTDEQKTFLEKDGVRHVLITSVESPETAARWNNAAQSYVESLRFGIPCNNSSDPRHSSRADAEFNAGGGGKISMWPGSLGMCATFSPEIMKRFAEIGSIEYRALGFTTSLFPMVDIGTDPRWMRFCYTMGEGTKLATDMARAYCDGFQTSEGDAEICDGWGWNSVNTMVKHWPGTGACNEGGRDGHQGYGKYAVFPNGNFELHTQPFTEGAFKLEGKTKVSAALMPDYSACVGFEPDGVGSGFSRKFIQNMLREQQNYNGVICSDWGITHDEVGVYACKGKPWGMETKSVAERHYKVLMAGVDQFGGNNDRGPVLDAYRIGVEKQGEEWMQKRMRTSARRLLTNIFRTGLFENPYLDPTYTSEVVGCPEFMQEGYDAQLKSVVMLKNHAGVLPLEGKKKVYIPERYVPSYIDFWGGRIEEQHITPLSKELVERYFELVSTPQEADAAIVFIESPNSGYGFDEEAARTGKDTGYRPISLQYSDYTATYARAQSLSGGDPYEEFTNRSYRGKSVKTVNKGDMDLVIQTKKSMGEKPVIVAINVLNPPVLSEIEPYADALFLLFDVQRQTVLDLMSGKAEPSALLPFQMPADMRTVEEQAEDTPHDMRCYHDADGHVYDYTYGLNWKGVIDDERVKKYK, encoded by the coding sequence ATGCTCTTATTATCCGGCTGCGTACTATGCAGTTGCAGCGGACAACGATGGACGGAATCCGTAGCAGACGGATATCATTTGATAACCCAAAAAGACGGTGCCACATTAGGATACAGCCCAACGTCAGGAATCACCATTATCCGACAGGATGGATATGCGTTCAAAGACTTGAACCGCAACGGTAGATTGGACGTATATGAAGACTGGCGGCAACCGGTAGATGCACGTGTGGCGGACTTGACTGCCCAGCTCAGCATGGAAGACATCGCAGGGCTTATGCTCTACAGTAGCCATCAGACCATCCCCGTGAACAGAAACATATACAACGGCAAAACACATACCGAAAGCGGTGTTCCTGCCTGGGAGCTGACCGATGAACAAAAGACGTTTCTCGAGAAAGACGGAGTACGCCACGTGCTTATCACCTCTGTGGAAAGCCCGGAAACGGCTGCCCGTTGGAACAATGCGGCACAAAGTTATGTGGAAAGTCTGAGATTCGGTATTCCATGCAACAATTCTTCTGACCCCCGCCACTCATCGCGGGCGGATGCGGAATTCAACGCCGGCGGAGGTGGCAAAATCTCCATGTGGCCGGGCAGTCTAGGTATGTGCGCCACTTTCTCACCCGAAATCATGAAACGCTTTGCGGAAATAGGCTCCATAGAATACAGAGCATTAGGTTTCACCACTTCCCTCTTCCCGATGGTGGACATAGGAACCGACCCGCGGTGGATGCGCTTCTGTTATACAATGGGAGAAGGAACCAAACTTGCTACCGACATGGCACGTGCCTATTGCGACGGTTTCCAGACATCGGAAGGCGATGCGGAAATCTGTGACGGATGGGGCTGGAACAGTGTGAACACGATGGTGAAACACTGGCCGGGGACTGGAGCATGCAACGAAGGCGGGCGAGACGGTCATCAGGGATATGGAAAATACGCCGTTTTTCCCAATGGCAATTTCGAATTGCATACGCAGCCTTTCACGGAAGGCGCTTTCAAGCTGGAAGGCAAAACCAAGGTATCTGCTGCCTTGATGCCCGACTATTCCGCTTGCGTAGGTTTCGAACCGGACGGTGTAGGTAGTGGTTTCAGCCGGAAGTTTATCCAAAATATGCTGCGCGAACAACAGAACTACAACGGAGTGATTTGCTCCGACTGGGGAATCACGCATGACGAAGTGGGAGTATACGCCTGCAAAGGAAAACCGTGGGGCATGGAAACCAAAAGCGTGGCGGAACGTCATTACAAAGTTCTGATGGCAGGAGTCGACCAATTCGGCGGAAATAACGACCGGGGACCTGTGCTTGATGCTTACCGTATAGGAGTGGAAAAACAGGGTGAAGAGTGGATGCAGAAACGTATGCGGACTTCCGCCCGCCGTTTATTGACCAATATCTTCCGCACCGGTTTGTTCGAGAATCCTTATCTCGATCCGACATACACAAGCGAAGTGGTAGGCTGTCCCGAATTCATGCAGGAAGGATACGATGCCCAATTGAAAAGTGTTGTCATGTTAAAGAACCATGCAGGCGTACTGCCGTTGGAAGGAAAGAAGAAAGTGTATATCCCCGAGCGTTATGTCCCCTCCTACATTGACTTCTGGGGTGGACGTATCGAAGAACAGCACATCACCCCGCTGAGCAAGGAATTAGTGGAAAGATACTTCGAGTTGGTTTCCACTCCGCAAGAAGCTGATGCGGCTATCGTATTCATCGAGTCTCCCAACAGTGGTTACGGTTTCGACGAAGAAGCAGCACGAACAGGAAAAGATACGGGTTATCGCCCTATCAGCCTGCAATATAGCGATTATACCGCCACGTATGCCCGGGCACAGAGCCTATCCGGTGGCGACCCGTACGAGGAGTTCACCAACCGCAGCTATCGAGGCAAAAGCGTGAAGACTGTCAACAAGGGTGACATGGACCTGGTCATCCAAACAAAGAAGAGCATGGGAGAAAAGCCGGTGATTGTGGCCATCAATGTACTGAATCCTCCCGTGTTGAGCGAGATAGAGCCTTATGCCGATGCATTGTTCCTGTTGTTCGACGTACAGCGTCAGACGGTTCTCGACCTGATGTCAGGAAAAGCGGAGCCTTCCGCCTTGCTGCCCTTCCAAATGCCGGCAGACATGCGCACGGTAGAGGAACAGGCGGAAGATACTCCACATGATATGCGTTGTTATCACGATGCCGACGGTCATGTGTACGATTATACGTATGGACTAAACTGGAAGGGAGTGATAGACGATGAGCGAGTGAAAAAATACAAGTAA
- a CDS encoding glycoside hydrolase family 99-like domain-containing protein has translation MKTITKNVWRSFFITAAMTTICSCAPSTQKVDGQPEEQEDYYVAAYIWPSCHNDPMAQDTLWGEGIGEWEVIKKGTPRFEGHYQPKVPLWGYEMDDDTQVMEKWIDVATAHGINMFIFDWYWYDGQPFLESTVNNGFLKAKNNEKMKFYLMWANHHVAHNYWNVHRYKDDKSRLWNGTVDWDNFKIIVERVIRQYFHQPNYFKIDGCPVFSIFGYYELRENFGDAKGVKKAMDYFREEVKKAGFPDLHLQLIGDGFPFPEFMEMVATVGVNSVTKYNWGWPFEEDYVSWGTKAMQRREQWTQALDSLEVPFFPNVSIGWDDSPRFPNKKANEIVHYNDSPESFAAFLQKTKEYVDQRPERPKLITINSWNEWVEGSYLLPDMKNGFGYLNAVKRVMNGEYENFGNKK, from the coding sequence ATGAAGACAATCACAAAAAATGTATGGAGAAGTTTCTTTATAACGGCAGCCATGACGACAATCTGCTCATGTGCCCCGTCTACTCAAAAAGTTGACGGACAGCCGGAAGAACAAGAGGACTATTATGTGGCAGCCTATATATGGCCGTCATGCCACAACGACCCGATGGCACAAGACACTTTATGGGGAGAAGGTATCGGCGAATGGGAAGTCATCAAAAAAGGCACTCCCCGTTTCGAAGGGCACTATCAGCCAAAAGTACCTTTGTGGGGATACGAAATGGATGATGACACACAAGTGATGGAAAAATGGATTGATGTGGCAACCGCCCACGGCATCAATATGTTTATCTTCGACTGGTACTGGTATGATGGGCAGCCTTTTTTGGAAAGCACCGTCAACAACGGATTCCTGAAAGCCAAAAACAACGAAAAAATGAAATTCTACCTGATGTGGGCTAACCACCACGTAGCACACAACTATTGGAATGTACACCGATACAAAGATGATAAATCGCGTTTATGGAACGGGACGGTAGACTGGGATAACTTCAAAATCATCGTAGAACGGGTAATACGCCAATATTTCCACCAACCGAACTATTTCAAGATAGACGGTTGTCCGGTATTCTCTATCTTCGGTTACTACGAGCTACGCGAGAACTTCGGCGATGCCAAAGGGGTAAAAAAGGCAATGGACTACTTTAGAGAAGAAGTAAAAAAAGCCGGATTCCCGGATTTACATCTCCAACTCATCGGCGATGGCTTCCCCTTCCCCGAATTTATGGAAATGGTGGCCACGGTAGGCGTCAATAGCGTAACAAAATACAACTGGGGATGGCCTTTCGAGGAAGACTATGTATCATGGGGAACAAAAGCTATGCAACGCAGAGAACAATGGACGCAAGCATTGGATTCGCTCGAGGTTCCTTTCTTCCCGAATGTATCTATCGGCTGGGACGATTCACCTCGGTTCCCGAACAAAAAAGCCAACGAAATCGTGCATTACAATGACTCGCCCGAAAGTTTCGCCGCTTTCCTGCAAAAAACGAAAGAGTACGTAGATCAACGTCCCGAACGCCCCAAACTGATTACAATCAACTCCTGGAACGAATGGGTGGAGGGCAGCTATCTCCTGCCCGATATGAAAAACGGATTCGGTTACCTGAATGCCGTAAAACGGGTGATGAACGGCGAGTATGAGAATTTTGGAAACAAGAAATAG